A window of Cryptomeria japonica chromosome 3, Sugi_1.0, whole genome shotgun sequence contains these coding sequences:
- the LOC131034593 gene encoding LOB domain-containing protein 12-like — MSRIVYPCGPCKIQRKKCGDKCILAPYFPPNDPHKFFVVRKIFGASNIAKILEDIPGEKRGDAVRSLVYEASARLNDPIYGCTAEISRLQNQVLHLQSQLATVQAELLNAHGNLVVSQNNENEDIGFQYDDDPFGLWAPL, encoded by the exons ATGTCTCGTATTGTTTACCCGTGTGGCCCTTGCAAGATTCAACGAAAAAAGTGTGGAGATAAATGCATTCTCGCTCCTTATTTCCCACCAAACGATCCTCACAAATTCTTTGTTGTGCGGAAAATATTTGGAGCCAGCAATATTGCAAAAATCCTTGAG GATATTCCGGGTGAAAAGAGAGGAGATGCGGTAAGGAGCCTGGTATATGAAGCAAGTGCGAGATTGAATGATCCAATCTACGGTTGCACCGCCGAAATTTCTCGATTGCAAAACCAAGTTTTACATCTCCAATCACAACTCGCAACCGTTCAAGCAGAGCTCCTCAACGCACACGGTAATTTAGTAGTCTCTCAAAATAATGAGAATGAAGATATAGGTTTTCAATACGATGACGACCCCTTTGGATTGTGGGCACCACTGTGA